The following coding sequences are from one Salinicoccus sp. Bachu38 window:
- a CDS encoding nitrate/nitrite transporter, with product MNENMGKRQLVLQTFSLLAGFMVWTLLAPLFPEIVEDIPEAAEQQALIVALPVILGSILRIPFGIFANKIGARIVFLFSFIFLLIPVFYLSVASTPMDLMIAAVFLGIGGATFSIGVTSLPKYYPKEKHGFVNGVYGMGNIGTAVTSFGAPALALAFGGWQAAVQTYLVVLALFAILQFIFGDKQEKKVNLPLGKQFNEVIRDYKFYFFNLWYFITFGAFVAFGLFLPGFLTDEALFGLTTLDAGVRTAVFIVIATLLRPVGGLIGDKFNALHALIITFIGLTLSGLLLAFTYNFIFLFTAGCLLAAVCAGIGNGLVFKFVPTYFSKQAGISNGFVAMMGGLGGFFPPIVIDQTHSMTGSYALGFILLSVFCVIALFTMFYMNSTLKKNELV from the coding sequence ATGAATGAAAACATGGGCAAAAGACAGCTGGTCCTCCAGACATTCAGCCTGCTGGCTGGATTCATGGTATGGACACTGCTGGCTCCACTATTCCCGGAAATTGTAGAGGATATACCGGAAGCTGCCGAACAGCAGGCGCTTATCGTTGCACTGCCGGTGATACTGGGGTCCATATTGCGTATACCTTTCGGCATATTTGCCAATAAGATAGGAGCACGCATCGTATTCCTGTTCAGTTTCATATTCCTGCTGATTCCCGTATTCTATCTGAGCGTTGCATCCACACCGATGGATCTGATGATAGCAGCCGTATTCCTCGGCATCGGTGGTGCGACATTCAGCATCGGCGTGACAAGTCTTCCCAAATACTATCCGAAAGAGAAGCATGGCTTCGTCAACGGTGTATACGGCATGGGCAACATCGGTACTGCGGTGACGAGCTTCGGTGCACCCGCACTGGCCCTCGCCTTCGGTGGCTGGCAGGCGGCAGTGCAGACATATCTCGTCGTACTGGCACTCTTCGCCATCCTGCAGTTCATATTTGGAGACAAGCAGGAGAAGAAGGTCAATCTGCCACTCGGGAAACAGTTCAATGAAGTCATCAGGGACTATAAGTTCTACTTCTTCAACCTGTGGTACTTCATCACATTTGGCGCATTTGTGGCCTTTGGTCTCTTCCTGCCGGGATTCCTTACAGACGAGGCACTGTTTGGACTGACAACGCTCGACGCCGGCGTCAGGACGGCGGTATTCATCGTCATAGCCACACTGCTCAGGCCTGTCGGTGGACTGATCGGGGACAAGTTCAATGCACTGCATGCCCTGATCATCACATTCATCGGGCTGACCCTATCCGGTCTGCTGCTGGCATTTACGTATAACTTCATCTTCCTGTTTACAGCCGGCTGTCTGCTGGCTGCGGTATGCGCAGGAATCGGGAACGGACTCGTATTCAAATTCGTTCCGACATACTTCTCGAAACAGGCGGGCATCAGCAATGGCTTTGTGGCCATGATGGGCGGGCTGGGCGGCTTCTTCCCGCCGATCGTCATCGATCAGACGCACAGCATGACGGGAAGCTACGCCCTGGGGTTCATACTCCTGTCCGTCTTCTGTGTCATCGCCCTGTTTACAATGTTCTACATGAATAGTACTCTTAAGAAAAATGAACTGGTATGA
- a CDS encoding ThiF family adenylyltransferase, translating into MNWYESDNMERYSRQILYNRIGLEGQRLIASRTVLIVGTGALGSLSSELLARAGIGKLILIDRDYVEHSNLQRQTLYTESDADEKKPKVIAARERLLEIRPNLEIDAHIAHCDGPLLESLAEEADLLLDGTDNFDTRLLINDVAYKYGKPWVYAACVEASYSSCGFVPGATPCYRCLVPVLPTTTLTCDTAGIIAPAVQMAVAEQVTTALKILTGQYEAPYYMRIGNVWDMEHMKYRIDGMKEAHCDTCGEAPAYPALDMKADVAMRLCGRDTVQVMDDRITEAAVDHALDHLGTDVNRTPYFREFHYDGYRFVCFKNGRLLIHGLDEMNKAKTLVNQLFG; encoded by the coding sequence ATGAACTGGTATGAGAGTGATAATATGGAACGCTATTCCAGACAGATACTTTATAACAGAATAGGATTGGAAGGACAGCGCCTCATCGCGTCCCGGACGGTACTCATCGTCGGGACGGGGGCGCTTGGTTCTCTTTCAAGCGAATTGCTGGCGCGTGCAGGGATAGGAAAACTCATACTGATCGATCGGGATTATGTGGAACATTCCAATCTGCAGCGCCAGACGCTGTACACAGAAAGTGATGCGGATGAAAAGAAGCCGAAAGTGATCGCGGCCAGGGAACGGCTGCTGGAAATACGGCCGAATCTTGAAATCGATGCCCACATCGCACATTGCGACGGGCCGCTTCTCGAGAGCCTCGCCGAAGAGGCGGACCTGCTTTTGGACGGCACCGACAATTTCGATACGCGCCTTCTGATCAATGATGTGGCCTACAAGTACGGCAAGCCATGGGTGTATGCCGCATGTGTGGAAGCATCCTACAGCAGCTGCGGTTTTGTACCTGGCGCAACACCGTGCTACCGCTGTCTCGTTCCGGTCCTGCCGACCACCACATTGACATGTGACACAGCGGGCATCATTGCACCGGCTGTCCAGATGGCTGTGGCCGAGCAGGTCACCACTGCCCTGAAGATACTGACCGGGCAGTACGAAGCACCCTATTACATGCGCATCGGAAACGTGTGGGATATGGAGCATATGAAATACCGCATCGACGGCATGAAAGAGGCGCATTGTGATACGTGCGGGGAAGCCCCCGCCTATCCGGCCCTCGACATGAAGGCCGACGTGGCGATGCGCCTGTGCGGGAGGGATACGGTCCAGGTGATGGATGACCGCATTACGGAAGCGGCGGTGGACCATGCGTTGGACCACCTTGGTACGGATGTGAACCGCACGCCGTACTTCAGGGAATTCCATTATGATGGCTACCGTTTCGTATGCTTCAAGAACGGACGGCTGCTGATTCATGGACTGGATGAAATGAACAAGGCGAAAACACTCGTCAATCAACTGTTTGGCTAG
- a CDS encoding MogA/MoaB family molybdenum cofactor biosynthesis protein, translated as MSIVGRIDRDITVGVITISDTRTKDTDKGGRQVMHHLEQLNTVLGESDYRIVKDDAGEITEAIQHMVDRGLDAIITTGGTGIARRDVTIEALRPLFDKEIEGFGEIFRMLSFTEDIGSRSILSRAVAGTVDRTVIFALPGSTGAVKLGMERLIVPELNHFVHELNK; from the coding sequence ATGAGCATCGTCGGCAGAATTGATCGGGATATTACGGTGGGCGTCATCACAATCAGTGATACGCGGACGAAGGATACTGACAAGGGCGGACGCCAGGTCATGCATCATCTGGAGCAGCTGAACACTGTCCTCGGGGAGTCGGATTACAGGATTGTAAAGGATGATGCGGGGGAAATCACCGAGGCCATCCAGCATATGGTGGACCGCGGGCTGGATGCGATCATTACGACCGGGGGCACGGGCATCGCCCGCCGGGATGTCACGATCGAGGCGCTGCGTCCGCTGTTCGACAAGGAAATTGAAGGATTTGGTGAAATCTTCAGGATGCTGAGTTTCACCGAAGATATCGGCTCGCGCAGCATCCTCTCCCGGGCCGTCGCCGGGACTGTGGACCGGACGGTCATCTTTGCACTGCCCGGCTCGACGGGAGCGGTGAAACTGGGGATGGAGCGGCTGATCGTGCCTGAACTGAACCATTTTGTACATGAACTCAACAAATAA
- the moaC gene encoding cyclic pyranopterin monophosphate synthase MoaC, translating into MSEFTHFNQEGRARMVDVSDKEVTTRTAVARSILGVTEEIHQAIADGTVKKGDVLSVAQVAGIMAAKNTHQIIPMCHPLPLSGIDISFHWDLEEGHFLHIEATVRTTGRTGVEMEALTAASAAALTVYDMCKAIDKGMVIHETALLSKTGGKSGNYHIDK; encoded by the coding sequence ATGTCGGAATTCACTCATTTCAACCAGGAGGGCAGAGCCCGCATGGTCGATGTATCGGATAAGGAAGTGACGACCCGTACAGCCGTTGCCAGAAGCATCCTCGGCGTGACTGAAGAAATCCATCAGGCGATTGCCGACGGCACGGTCAAAAAGGGCGATGTCCTGTCCGTCGCACAGGTTGCCGGCATCATGGCGGCCAAAAATACACATCAGATCATTCCGATGTGCCACCCGCTGCCCCTGTCCGGTATCGACATATCATTCCATTGGGACCTTGAGGAGGGGCATTTCCTCCATATCGAGGCGACGGTCAGGACGACCGGGCGTACAGGCGTGGAGATGGAGGCACTGACTGCCGCCAGCGCTGCCGCCCTCACCGTCTATGATATGTGCAAAGCCATCGACAAGGGCATGGTCATACATGAGACGGCACTCCTGTCAAAAACCGGAGGAAAGTCCGGAAACTATCATATAGACAAATAA
- the glp gene encoding gephyrin-like molybdotransferase Glp, whose product MNLNRTPIPVTEAVDRVVDRIRPLSVETVSHTESYGRILGEDLKATMDVPLFDKSAMDGFAIRAEDSAGASGENRIEFDVVAEVPAGSTSDYELKQNEAFRIMTGAPVPESADAVVMFEQTRQAGNTFTVRKAFEAGENIAIRGEECKEGEVIVPRGTFINPGAVATLATFGYKHVKVYRQPVVGILATGSELVDIDAPLEPGKIRNSNGPMILSQLKRMNMEGRMYALEADDFEALLARVKEMLGEVDAIITTGGVSVGDYDHLPKLYEALGAVELFNKVGMRPGSVTTISMLEGTPLFGLSGNPSACYTGFELFARPALLKMMGHDRIHAPILDAVLDGDFKKANPFTRFVRAEIDYRDGQVYASPAGFNKSNAVTSIARSNGIIVLPGGTRGYEKGDGVQVMMTDMTTGTTRFEL is encoded by the coding sequence ATGAATCTGAATCGTACACCCATCCCCGTGACGGAAGCGGTGGATAGAGTGGTCGACCGCATAAGACCTCTGTCGGTGGAAACGGTATCCCATACAGAAAGCTATGGCCGTATTCTTGGTGAAGATCTGAAGGCGACCATGGATGTGCCGCTGTTCGACAAGTCCGCGATGGACGGTTTTGCCATCCGCGCTGAAGATAGTGCGGGGGCGTCCGGGGAAAACAGGATCGAATTTGATGTTGTCGCCGAGGTGCCGGCCGGATCCACAAGCGACTATGAATTGAAGCAGAATGAAGCATTCCGCATCATGACGGGTGCTCCGGTGCCTGAGAGTGCGGATGCCGTGGTCATGTTTGAACAGACGCGGCAGGCGGGAAATACATTTACTGTAAGGAAAGCATTCGAGGCTGGAGAAAACATCGCAATCAGGGGCGAGGAATGCAAAGAGGGCGAGGTCATCGTGCCGCGGGGCACCTTCATCAATCCGGGTGCCGTAGCGACGCTTGCGACATTCGGCTACAAGCATGTGAAGGTATACCGGCAGCCGGTCGTCGGGATACTTGCGACCGGCAGCGAGCTGGTCGATATCGACGCCCCGCTTGAGCCCGGGAAGATACGGAATTCCAACGGACCAATGATCCTGAGCCAGCTGAAACGGATGAATATGGAGGGGCGGATGTATGCCCTCGAGGCGGATGACTTCGAAGCCCTCCTTGCAAGGGTGAAGGAGATGCTTGGGGAAGTGGATGCGATCATCACCACCGGCGGTGTATCGGTCGGAGACTATGACCACCTTCCAAAGCTCTACGAGGCACTGGGGGCTGTGGAGCTGTTCAATAAGGTCGGCATGCGGCCCGGCAGCGTCACCACGATAAGCATGCTTGAAGGCACGCCGCTCTTTGGTCTGAGCGGGAATCCGTCCGCCTGCTACACCGGGTTCGAACTGTTTGCAAGACCGGCCCTCCTGAAGATGATGGGGCACGACCGTATCCATGCCCCCATCCTTGATGCGGTGCTTGACGGTGACTTCAAAAAGGCGAACCCCTTCACCCGCTTCGTCCGGGCGGAGATTGACTATCGTGACGGCCAGGTATATGCCAGCCCGGCCGGGTTCAACAAATCGAATGCAGTCACTTCCATTGCAAGAAGCAACGGCATCATCGTGCTGCCGGGCGGGACGAGAGGCTACGAAAAAGGGGACGGTGTCCAAGTGATGATGACCGACATGACGACCGGCACCACACGTTTCGAGCTATGA
- the mobB gene encoding molybdopterin-guanine dinucleotide biosynthesis protein B, which translates to MKVLQVVGFKNTGKTTLIRHMVALLKSKGRSVAVIKHHHLDQGVIDENTDTGKFLSEGADVTILNTPNMTMRTENLQPALDEQIAQLSEDVDVLLIEGYKRAEYPKIVLIHSFTDGHTNVDKIGIRNVLKHADMRYDEGNIIQWFDEWSSDDETV; encoded by the coding sequence ATGAAGGTCCTGCAGGTCGTCGGCTTCAAGAACACCGGAAAGACGACCCTGATCCGGCACATGGTGGCACTGCTGAAATCAAAAGGCAGAAGTGTGGCGGTCATCAAGCACCATCATCTGGACCAGGGCGTCATCGATGAAAATACGGATACCGGCAAGTTCCTCTCGGAAGGTGCGGATGTCACGATACTCAATACACCGAACATGACGATGCGGACAGAAAATTTGCAGCCGGCCCTGGACGAGCAGATTGCGCAGCTTTCCGAAGATGTAGATGTACTATTGATAGAAGGGTACAAGCGTGCGGAATACCCCAAGATTGTATTGATCCATTCTTTCACTGATGGTCACACAAATGTAGATAAAATAGGGATTCGGAATGTTTTAAAGCATGCAGATATGCGGTATGATGAGGGTAATATTATCCAATGGTTTGACGAATGGAGTTCTGACGATGAAACAGTTTGA
- a CDS encoding molybdenum cofactor biosynthesis protein MoaE, with translation MKQFEVVEAPIDINRYHEYTIDEKQGAVCMFTGHVREWTKGTRTVHLEYEAYKPMAEKKLAQIGDEISERWPGVRTTIAHRVGKLEISDIAVVIVTSAPHRKDSYRANEYAIERIKEIVPIWKKEVWEDGEEWMGDQRQYHPSLEEK, from the coding sequence ATGAAACAGTTTGAAGTAGTCGAAGCGCCGATTGACATCAATCGGTATCATGAATATACGATAGATGAAAAGCAGGGGGCCGTCTGCATGTTCACCGGCCACGTCAGGGAATGGACGAAAGGGACGCGCACCGTCCACCTGGAGTATGAAGCCTACAAACCGATGGCGGAGAAGAAGCTCGCCCAGATCGGGGACGAGATCAGTGAACGCTGGCCGGGAGTCAGGACGACGATTGCACATCGTGTCGGCAAGCTTGAAATTTCGGATATCGCAGTCGTCATTGTGACCAGCGCCCCGCATAGGAAAGACAGCTACCGCGCCAATGAATATGCAATCGAACGCATCAAGGAAATCGTCCCCATCTGGAAGAAGGAAGTATGGGAAGACGGAGAGGAATGGATGGGTGACCAGCGCCAGTACCATCCAAGCTTGGAGGAGAAATGA
- the moaD gene encoding molybdopterin converting factor subunit 1, producing MKVMLFAGLKEKTGESRIILDTPGAMTAGELKQAIYTQFPSLEGDVFQVACNESFVKDDQMVNEDDEVALIPPVSGG from the coding sequence ATGAAAGTAATGCTGTTTGCAGGACTGAAGGAAAAGACCGGCGAAAGCCGCATCATACTGGATACGCCCGGTGCCATGACGGCGGGCGAACTGAAGCAGGCGATATACACACAGTTCCCATCACTCGAGGGGGACGTGTTCCAGGTGGCCTGCAACGAGTCCTTCGTGAAGGACGATCAGATGGTAAATGAAGACGATGAGGTTGCACTGATTCCACCAGTGAGTGGCGGATGA
- the mobA gene encoding molybdenum cofactor guanylyltransferase yields MTETIGVVLAGGNSTRFGEDKAFFVLDGKPMYKHAADALEQSGVCDRVVVSTNDRLKTCFSDYQTVVDHPDFRDRGPLGGLYALSESFPGCRLLVVTCDTPYVSPAWLRILHGRAVDHDEAIIVTREAERLHPLIAVYQGRHLSETVRQLLEENRLSMRALFEEREKIEVDAALHDIDSGTFININRKTDIH; encoded by the coding sequence ATGACAGAGACGATCGGCGTCGTATTGGCAGGCGGCAATTCGACGCGTTTTGGAGAGGACAAGGCATTCTTCGTACTCGATGGCAAGCCGATGTACAAACATGCAGCTGATGCCCTTGAGCAGTCCGGCGTATGTGATCGCGTAGTCGTCAGCACGAATGACCGTCTGAAGACATGTTTCAGTGACTATCAGACAGTTGTGGACCACCCGGATTTCCGGGACCGGGGCCCCCTCGGGGGACTTTATGCACTATCGGAATCCTTTCCCGGATGCAGGCTGCTCGTTGTGACATGCGACACCCCGTATGTTTCACCGGCATGGCTCCGCATTCTGCACGGCCGGGCGGTCGACCACGATGAGGCAATCATCGTCACGAGGGAAGCGGAACGTCTCCACCCGCTCATTGCGGTGTACCAGGGAAGGCACCTCTCCGAAACCGTGAGACAGCTGCTGGAAGAAAACCGGCTGAGCATGCGCGCTTTATTTGAAGAGAGGGAAAAGATCGAAGTGGATGCAGCTCTTCATGACATCGACAGCGGAACGTTCATCAATATAAACAGAAAGACGGACATTCACTGA
- the moaA gene encoding GTP 3',8-cyclase MoaA, whose product MVESITDKFGRPIRDLRISVTDRCNFRCRYCMPKEIFGDDFEFMKKDELLSFEELERIAKIYASLGVKKLRITGGEPLLRRDLHELIERLDRIDGIEDIGMTTNGLLLKKHGKKLYDAGLRRLNISLDAMDDDLFGQINDRGIGTSRIIEQIEYALSLGFEIKINMVVQKGLNEHEILPMARFFKTMPVTLRFIEFMDVGNDNGWNFDKVITKKEILTMLEEEFDIEPLNPAYYGEVAKVYRHKDAESYLGFITSVSESFCSTCTRARLSSDGKFYGCLFAVDGFDIKQIMRAGISDAELVEVLTGVWNKRDDRYSDLRTEITAENRRKRNKINMSYIGG is encoded by the coding sequence ATGGTGGAAAGCATTACAGACAAATTTGGCAGACCAATCCGGGATTTGAGGATATCAGTGACTGACCGTTGCAACTTCAGGTGCCGCTACTGCATGCCGAAGGAGATTTTTGGGGACGATTTCGAATTCATGAAGAAGGATGAGCTCCTGTCTTTTGAAGAATTGGAGCGCATCGCAAAGATCTATGCTTCACTCGGTGTCAAAAAGCTGCGGATTACAGGCGGGGAGCCCCTCCTGAGGCGGGACCTGCACGAACTGATCGAGCGACTTGACAGGATAGACGGCATCGAAGACATCGGGATGACGACAAACGGACTGTTGCTCAAGAAGCATGGTAAGAAGTTGTATGATGCCGGATTGAGAAGACTCAACATCAGCCTTGACGCCATGGATGACGACCTGTTCGGCCAGATCAATGACCGCGGCATCGGTACCTCCAGGATCATCGAGCAGATCGAGTATGCCCTGTCGCTCGGCTTTGAAATAAAGATCAACATGGTCGTCCAGAAAGGGTTGAACGAACATGAGATACTGCCGATGGCCCGGTTCTTCAAGACGATGCCCGTCACCCTGAGGTTTATAGAATTCATGGATGTGGGTAATGATAATGGCTGGAACTTTGATAAGGTAATCACGAAAAAGGAGATCCTCACCATGCTGGAGGAGGAGTTCGATATCGAACCCCTGAATCCTGCCTACTATGGTGAAGTCGCAAAAGTCTACCGCCACAAGGATGCAGAATCCTACCTCGGTTTCATTACGAGCGTGTCGGAAAGCTTCTGTTCCACGTGTACGCGCGCACGGCTTTCATCGGACGGCAAGTTCTATGGCTGCCTGTTCGCCGTGGACGGTTTCGACATCAAGCAGATTATGCGGGCAGGCATCTCGGACGCTGAACTGGTTGAAGTACTGACGGGTGTATGGAATAAGAGGGATGACCGTTATTCGGATCTCAGAACGGAAATTACAGCGGAAAACCGGCGCAAACGAAACAAAATCAATATGAGCTATATAGGCGGCTGA
- a CDS encoding ATP-binding cassette domain-containing protein, giving the protein MKLNMPIKYLIFYVFMSALGVLSFIMFGHYLSMVLEDIVIEGAAPAADALVWIALFFILYALLSALYKVVGARVANRRIEALTHRVVSRIDDQTRKHSESMLNAIFVHLEKYRPFEKVFIPTVIQTAVKITVIIAAMFLIHRNAAFIMLFTAPFVPLYYVLVGLRTKDESEAQAAQFDELGTLFLNLIRGKNTVKYTGAENTVIAKLKQYNESYVRETMHILKYAFQSTLMLEFITILGIGLIALEVGLQIIIFDGITFYAAFFTLLLAPEFYNALKVLGIEFHNGKLSQGHLERIEEWLDTASDRSDYRTFDASTQSVALRNVSIGHGQGMLLENVDMALPKTGFVAITGPSGIGKSTFIRTLLGLHRPETGTVALSEEGVGYISDEVYFSDTTIHEYVSDGEYEEADVVRILDQLGLMDSLDNLEEGINTPIVNHNIPLSGGEIVRLKMARVLIRRPRIILMDEPTEFLDATTEALIMEHLAELKQEAAIVAVVHRRKLLKIADRHYTFSNRQITLAKGES; this is encoded by the coding sequence ATGAAGCTGAACATGCCAATAAAATATCTGATCTTCTACGTCTTCATGTCCGCACTCGGGGTGCTGTCATTCATCATGTTCGGACACTACCTCTCCATGGTGCTTGAGGATATCGTCATCGAAGGTGCTGCACCGGCTGCTGATGCACTGGTCTGGATTGCCCTGTTCTTCATCCTCTATGCACTACTTTCTGCACTGTACAAAGTGGTGGGGGCGAGAGTGGCGAATCGAAGGATTGAAGCGCTTACGCACAGGGTGGTGTCAAGGATCGATGACCAGACGCGGAAGCATTCGGAATCGATGCTCAATGCGATCTTCGTCCACCTCGAGAAGTATCGTCCCTTCGAGAAAGTGTTCATTCCGACCGTCATCCAGACGGCAGTCAAAATCACGGTCATCATCGCTGCAATGTTCCTGATTCACAGGAATGCAGCCTTCATCATGCTGTTCACGGCGCCGTTCGTGCCACTCTATTATGTACTGGTGGGCCTCCGGACCAAGGACGAATCCGAGGCGCAGGCCGCTCAGTTCGATGAACTCGGAACATTGTTCCTCAACCTCATCAGAGGGAAGAATACGGTGAAGTATACCGGGGCTGAGAATACGGTAATCGCAAAACTCAAGCAGTATAACGAAAGTTATGTCAGGGAGACCATGCATATTCTGAAGTATGCCTTCCAGTCCACATTGATGCTCGAATTCATTACGATACTCGGCATCGGGCTGATTGCACTTGAGGTGGGGCTTCAGATCATCATCTTCGATGGCATTACGTTCTATGCGGCCTTCTTCACCCTGTTGCTTGCGCCTGAATTCTACAATGCACTGAAGGTGCTTGGCATCGAGTTCCACAACGGCAAGCTTTCGCAGGGGCATCTGGAACGGATTGAGGAGTGGCTCGATACCGCTTCCGACCGGAGCGACTACAGGACATTCGATGCATCAACGCAGTCGGTTGCACTCCGGAACGTCTCCATCGGCCATGGACAGGGCATGCTGCTGGAAAATGTCGATATGGCACTGCCGAAGACGGGGTTTGTTGCCATCACCGGACCATCGGGCATCGGCAAAAGTACATTCATACGCACGCTGCTTGGCCTGCATCGGCCAGAGACGGGCACAGTTGCCCTGTCCGAGGAGGGTGTCGGATACATTTCGGACGAGGTCTACTTCTCCGACACCACCATTCATGAGTATGTATCGGATGGTGAATATGAGGAAGCAGATGTCGTCCGTATACTGGATCAGCTCGGGCTGATGGATAGCCTGGACAACCTGGAGGAAGGGATTAACACCCCGATAGTGAACCACAACATCCCCCTCTCCGGCGGTGAAATCGTCAGGCTGAAGATGGCGAGGGTCCTGATTCGTCGGCCCCGCATCATCCTGATGGACGAGCCGACCGAATTCCTCGATGCCACGACCGAGGCGCTCATCATGGAACACTTGGCTGAACTCAAACAGGAGGCGGCAATCGTGGCAGTGGTCCACCGCAGGAAACTGCTGAAAATCGCAGACCGCCACTACACATTCAGCAACAGGCAGATCACCCTCGCGAAAGGGGAGTCATGA
- a CDS encoding ATP-binding cassette domain-containing protein, producing the protein MMEFLKNERKQILYSIMLGLSGGLVGIALFGLSGYMISLSFFDPPFFVIILIIAVIKLFGMMKGAFKYIERLLSHEATFQLIGRLRLDYFRSTIRTGRNTHSVKFIQKLNQYFEQVENYYIRIIYPYIVAVLISLLLMVLSVYFGMAFVALTGGIALILLFAIPKVFESRMSQALEAREATDDDLYRRLYHFIHDYTDLWVTKKAEKEKARLSPDMKSIRKNEDKVAMYEAAMQFIAQLVQIAAIILIILMLHEDTPLWVPMVMLIALSYFDLVMPVMNPASQYRRVRTAVSELETDVPQADAVEDYPEVTAIQAADLNFRYPNASLDVLKDISVTFRKGEKHAIIGSSGSGKTTLIERIIHADPAVTIYNGGEETDHPALRADASIMPQQLDFYNATVMDNITLFGHVDRSQAEVGADLEALGMAHYAPQTAIEFTGRLSGGEQKRLHFIRMLAEDKPWWIMDEPTARLDDRLKQKIWDRILSKPTLIISTHDLSRLESFDFIHYMEQGRIIESGPYEELMQQKGAVYQAVQRFKDFL; encoded by the coding sequence ATGATGGAATTCTTGAAAAATGAAAGAAAGCAGATACTCTACAGCATCATGCTCGGCCTCTCGGGCGGTCTAGTCGGCATTGCACTCTTCGGTCTCAGTGGATACATGATCAGCCTGAGCTTCTTCGATCCGCCTTTCTTCGTCATCATACTGATCATTGCAGTCATCAAACTTTTCGGAATGATGAAGGGAGCCTTCAAGTATATTGAACGGCTGCTTTCCCATGAGGCGACCTTCCAGCTGATCGGCCGGCTCAGGCTGGACTATTTCAGAAGCACGATCCGGACCGGTCGGAATACGCATAGCGTAAAATTCATCCAGAAACTGAACCAGTATTTCGAGCAGGTGGAGAACTATTATATTCGCATCATCTATCCCTACATCGTTGCCGTACTGATTTCACTGCTCCTCATGGTGCTCTCGGTGTACTTCGGCATGGCCTTTGTGGCGCTGACAGGGGGAATTGCCCTCATCCTGCTCTTCGCCATCCCCAAGGTTTTTGAAAGCCGGATGTCGCAAGCGCTCGAAGCAAGAGAGGCCACGGATGATGACCTCTACAGGAGGCTCTATCACTTCATCCACGACTATACGGACCTGTGGGTGACGAAAAAGGCAGAGAAGGAAAAGGCGCGGCTCTCCCCTGATATGAAAAGCATCAGAAAGAACGAAGACAAGGTGGCCATGTATGAAGCGGCGATGCAGTTCATCGCCCAGCTGGTTCAGATTGCAGCCATCATCCTGATCATCCTTATGCTCCATGAAGATACACCGCTGTGGGTGCCGATGGTGATGCTCATCGCCCTGAGCTATTTCGATCTGGTAATGCCCGTGATGAACCCTGCAAGCCAATACCGGAGAGTGAGGACGGCAGTATCCGAACTGGAAACGGATGTTCCGCAGGCTGATGCGGTGGAGGATTATCCCGAAGTGACAGCAATCCAGGCGGCAGACCTGAATTTCCGTTATCCGAATGCATCGCTTGATGTCCTGAAGGACATTTCCGTGACATTCAGAAAAGGGGAAAAGCACGCTATCATCGGCAGCAGCGGTTCCGGCAAGACGACACTGATTGAACGCATCATCCATGCAGATCCTGCAGTCACCATCTATAATGGGGGCGAAGAAACAGATCACCCTGCACTGAGGGCTGATGCGTCGATCATGCCGCAGCAGCTGGATTTCTACAATGCGACGGTGATGGATAATATCACCCTGTTCGGGCATGTCGACAGGTCGCAGGCAGAAGTCGGGGCCGACCTGGAAGCATTGGGAATGGCGCACTATGCACCACAGACAGCCATCGAATTCACCGGCAGGCTGTCGGGCGGTGAGCAGAAGCGGCTCCACTTCATCCGCATGCTGGCTGAAGACAAGCCGTGGTGGATCATGGACGAGCCGACGGCACGGCTGGATGATCGTCTGAAGCAGAAGATATGGGACCGCATACTGTCGAAGCCGACCCTCATCATAAGCACCCATGATCTCAGCAGGCTCGAATCATTCGACTTCATCCATTACATGGAGCAGGGACGCATCATCGAGTCGGGTCCATATGAAGAACTGATGCAGCAGAAAGGTGCAGTATATCAGGCAGTCCAGCGCTTCAAAGACTTTTTATAG